In the Erythrolamprus reginae isolate rEryReg1 chromosome 13, rEryReg1.hap1, whole genome shotgun sequence genome, one interval contains:
- the LOC139175526 gene encoding uncharacterized protein, with product MPKRKCVFTDKLKQKYPHFRKGRDDYEAECLVCKAGTFVSVAHKGASDLEYHMSSEKHKKALGGDSWSAKLTEFLGTPGTKAEDALAAADSTLPLHTIPSCNSYKSTGRTSDLFRTIFPDPEIAQKFSNTRTRIDGLENSVLAQHAVSLDLKALEEHGIPFCGVAIDDSSHRALKKVPVLIQYYDYRNGGLKTKLLEPQETPTEMDVSDSLVKVLKKHRLLQKCVAFAGDNCNTMFRKLGLDEEARIVFTKLKRSLQRETLIGVRCPAHILHNCIHHGADGLEVDIENIILKIYQYFHIYAVRPESLHEYCEFVEVEYKRLLSHSKTRWLSLFPGITKLLQMHSALKSFFLGQSNTPTVLKTFFEHEFGELYLWHMHSLMNAFHLHIEEMERENNSLVEVMKTLESVHTILLDRRAQNFMSLTVKGMLADKRKEGLEAECDAFSDAVHRLYSDCIDYLEMWMASLQEFSCFAWMALSETPSWSDVEACITYLIDKGVEIDDIRCFDQFNNLKKFVEASSDEEEFQHLLSHQKWTKYFLKAKAIECYSELLKIAQFFFAIPSHSVNMEWSASFH from the coding sequence ATGCCTAAACGAAAATGCGTCTTTACTGACAAACTGAAGCAGAAATATCCTCATTTTCGCAAAGGTAGAGATGACTATGAAGCAGAGTGCTTGGTCTGCAAAGCTGGCACGTTTGTGTCAGTTGCACACAAAGGTGCCAGTGATCTGGAGTACCACATGTCCTCTGAAAAGCACAAGAAAGCCCTTGGAGGAGACAGTTGGTCTGCAAAGCTGACCGAATTTTTGGGGACTCCAGGCACAAAAGCCGAGGATGCTCTAGCTGCAGCAGACAGCACACTGCCATTGCACACTATCCCAAGTTGCAACAGCTACAAATCAACAGGCCGCACGTCTGACTTGTTTAGAACAATATTTCCTGACCCAGAGATAGCACAAAAATTTTCCAACACCCGGACCAGGATAGATGGTCTTGAGAACTCTGTGCTTGCCCAGCATGCAGTCAGCCTTGACCTGAAGGCCCTGGAAGAACACGGCATCCCTTTCTGTGGGGTGGCTATAGACGACAGCAGCCACAGGGCCCTGAAAAAGGTCCCGGTACTCATCCAATATTACGACTACAGGAACGGCGGCTTGAAGACCAAACTCCTGGAACCTCAGGAAACTCCCACTGAAATGGATGTTTCAGACTCTCTTGTCAAAGTCCTTAAGAAACACAGATTGCTTCAGAAGTGTGTGGCATTCGCGGGGGACAACTGCAACACCATGTTTCGTAAACTTGGGCTAGACGAGGAGGCAAGAATTGTGTTCACCAAGCTGAAGAGATCTCTCCAGAGAGAGACTCTGATTGGGGTACGTTGCCCCGCCCACATTTTGCACAACTGCATCCACCATGGGGCAGACGGGCTCGAAGTGGACATTGAGAACATCATCCTAAAGATCTACCAGTACTTTCACATCTACGCGGTGAGGCCGGAGTCCCTGCACGAATACTGCGAGTTTGTGGAGGTGGAATACAAGCGGCTGCTCTCCCACAGCAAGACCCGCTGGCTGTCCCTGTTCCCCGGCATCACGAAGCTGCTCCAGATGCACTCGGCCCTGAAGTCCTTCTTCTTGGGCCAGAGCAACACGCCCACCGTGCTCAAGACTTTCTTTGAGCACGAGTTCGGTGAGCTCTACCTTTGGCACATGCACTCGCTGATGAACGCCTTCCATTTGCACATCGAAGAGATGGAGCGGGAAAACAACTCCCTGGTGGAGGTGATGAAGACGCTGGAGTCTGTCCACACCATCCTGCTGGACCGTAGAGCCCAGAACTTCATGTCCCTGACGGTGAAGGGGATGCTGGCAGACAAGCGCAAGGAGGGGCTGGAGGCAGAATGCGACGCCTTCTCTGACGCGGTGCATCGCCTCTACAGCGACTGCATCGACTACCTGGAGATGTGGATGGCATCTCTGCAAGAGTTTTCCTGCTTTGCCTGGATGGCCCTGAGTGAGACGCCCAGCTGGAGTGACGTGGAAGCATGTATAACTTATTTGATTGACAAAGGCGTAGAGATTGACGACATCAGGTGTTTTGATCAGTTCAACAACCTGAAAAAATTTGTGGAAGCTTCCAGCGACGAAGAGGAATTCCAGCATCTGCTTTCACATCAAAAGTGGACCAAATACTTCCTGAAGGCTAAAGCCATCGAATGCTATTCAGAACTGTTGAAAATTGCACAGTTCTTCTTCGCAATTCCCTCCCACAGTGTAAACATGGAATGGAGTGCTTCTTTTCATTGA